Proteins from a genomic interval of Chionomys nivalis chromosome 7, mChiNiv1.1, whole genome shotgun sequence:
- the LOC130877957 gene encoding asialoglycoprotein receptor 2-like, whose amino-acid sequence MEKDFQDIQQLDSEENDHQPSGDEEQGTHRQNPRTENPFWKGQPPSPPFVQRLGSGLHLHLLALAFNVLLLVVICVISSQSIQLQGELRTLKESFNNFSSSTLMEFSALDSHGSRDDILTSWEAKLEKKQQDLKADHATLLLHLKHFPLDLKILTCQLAFLQSNGTECCPVNWVDHGGSCYWFSRGGLTWDEADKYCQLENAHLVVINSWEEQKFIAKHIGSFHTWIGLTDKDGSWRWADGTDYRSNYKNWAFSEPNNWEGHEQGGTEDCAEILTDGHWNDNLCFQLNRWVCEKRRNITG is encoded by the exons ATGGAGAAGGACTTTCAAGACATCCAGCAGCTGGACTCTGAGGAAAATGACCATCAGCCCAGTGGCGACGAGGAACAAGGCACCCACAGGCAGAATCCTAGGACAGAAAATCCATTTTGGAAAG GGcagcctccttcccctccctttgtACAGCGCCTCGGCTCCGGGCTCCACCTCCATCTGCTTGCCCTGGCCTTCAACGTCCTGCTGCTGGTGGTCATCTGTGTGATTTCATCGCAAA GCATTCAGCTGCAAGGGGAGCTGCGGACCCTGAAAGAAAGTTTCAACAACTTCTCCTCCAGCACCCTGATGGAGTTCAGTGCTCTGGATTCCCACG GTAGCAGAGATGACATATTGACATCCTGGGAAGCCAAACTGGAGAAGAAGCAGCAGGACCTGAAAGCAG ATCACGCCACTTTGCTCCTGCACCTGAAGCACTTCCCTCTGGATCTGAAAATCCTGACCTGTCAGCTGGCGTTCCTCCAGAGCAACG GCACAGAATGCTGCCCCGTGAACTGGGTGGACCACGGGGGCAGCTGCTACTGGTTTTCTCGGGGTGGGCTGACCTGGGATGAGGCAGACAAGTACTGTCAGCTGGAGAATGCCCACCTGGTGGTCATCAATTCCTGGGAAGAGCAG AAGTTCATTGCAAAGCACATTGGCTCGTTTCACACTTGGATAGGTCTCACTGACAAGGACGGCTCGTGGAGATGGGCGGATGGAACCGATTACAGGAGCAACTACAA GAATTGGGCCTTCTCTGAGCCCAATAACTGGGAGGGCCACGAGCAGGGTGGCACTGAAGACTGTGCTGAGATCTTGACAGATGGTCACTGGAACGACAACCTCTGCTTTCAGCTGAACCGCTGGGTGTGTGAAAAGAGGCGCAATATCACCGGCTAG